From Cheilinus undulatus linkage group 17, ASM1832078v1, whole genome shotgun sequence, one genomic window encodes:
- the dgcr2 gene encoding integral membrane protein DGCR2/IDD isoform X1, whose product MLPKADSSSFVLFSLLFVLTLTDPPRTGPRVALARLLSEQRCSPGQFACRSGKMQCIPMSWQCDGWTACEDKSDEMDCPPIKEERFSFGNGYEQVEDVIGVAQPVRFRMKCPSGWHHYEKTASCYKVYLRNENYWQAVETCQKVNGSLATFGTNEELQFILKIEVDFDDKVCERRDQCKFWVGYQYVITNQNHSLEGRWEVAYKGSMQVFLPPEGLTNFGEASPTQDNVFCAQLQRFQIKSMNERGLHSWHAENCYKKFPFLCKRRQTCVDIKDNIVNEGYYFTPKGDDPCLSCTCHDGEPEMCVAALCERPQGCQHFRKDPKECCKFTCLDPDGNSLFDSMASGMRLIVSCISSFLILSLLLFMVHRLRQRRRERIETLIGGNLHHFNLGRRVPGFDYGPDAFGTGLTPLHLSDDGEGGAFHFQEPPPPYAAYKYPDIQHPDDPPPPYEASINPDSLLYVDLGHSGVAMVPSQMNTMVDGLHADIPDASGPVSNSAPLSQEREDSIDSSTLLVGPDTPTDGHAPSSMPTDSSLSTVV is encoded by the exons AGCAGCGCTGCAGCCCCGGGCAGTTCGCCTGCCGCAGTGGGAAGATGCAGTGTATCCCGATGTCCTGGCAGTGTGACGGCTGGACAGCGTGCGAGGACAAGAGCGATGAGATGGATTGTCCAC ctataaaggaggagaggTTCAGTTTTGGTAAcggatatgaacaggtagaagATGTCATCGGTGTGGCTCAGCCTGTGCGCTTCAGGA TGAAATGCCCGAGCGGATGGCACCACTATGAGAAGACGGCCAGCTGCTACAAAGTATACCTGAGGAACGAGAACTACTGGCAGGCTGTGGAAACTTGTCAGAAAGTCAACGGTTCTCTGGCTACTTTTGGTACCAATGAAGAGCTGCAGTTTATACTGAAGATCGAAGTGGACTTCGATGACAAAGTCTGTGAGCGCAGAGACCAGTGCAA GTTTTGGGTGGGGTACCAGTATGTGATCACCAATCAGAACCACTCCCTGGAGGGCCGCTGGGAGGTGGCATACAAAG GGTCCATGCAGGTGTTTCTGCCACCCGAGGGTCTGACCAATTTTGGCGAGGCATCTCCCACTCAGGACAACGTCTTCTGTGCCCAGCTGCAGCGCTTTCAGATTAAAAGCATGAATGAACGAGGCCTGCACAGCTGGCATGCTGAGAACTGTTATAAGAAGTTTCCCTTTCTCTGCAAGAGGA GACAAACTTGTGTGGATATAAAAGACAACATTGTAAACGAGGGCTACTACTTCACCCCTAAAGGGGACGACCCGTGTCTGAGCTGCACATGTCACGACGGAGAGCCTGAGATGTGTGTGGCAGCACTGTGTGAGCGTCCGCAGGGCTGCCAGCACTTCCGCAAGGATCCCAAAGAGTGCTGCAAGTTCACCTGCCTGGACCCAG ATGGAAACAGTCTGTTTGACTCAATGGCCAGCGGGATGAGGTTGATTGTCAGCTGCATCTCGTCCTTCCTCATCCTCTCCCTGCTGCTCTTCATGGTGCACAGACTCCGACAGCGGAGACGTGAACGCATTGAAACTCTCATCGGGGGAAACT tgcaCCACTTTAACCTTGGAAGACGAGTCCCAGGTTTCGACTATGGCCCAGATGCCTTTGGCACTGGCCTCACCCCCCTGCACCTCTCTGATGATGGAGAAGGAGGTGCTTTCCATTTCCAGGAGCCTCCCCCACCGTATGCTGCCTATAAATACCCCGACATCCAGCACCCTGATGACCCACCTCCCCCATATGAAGCCTCCATCAACCCAGACAGCCTCCTCTACGTGGACCTGG GACACAGTGGGGTTGCCATGGTGCCAAGCCAGATGAACACCATGGTAGATGGGCTGCATGCCGATATTCCCGATGCCTCTGGCCCTGTGTCAAACTCTGCACCGTTGTCTCAGGAGAGGGAGGACTCCATAGATAGCAGCACCCTCCTGGTGGGGCCCGACACACCGACAGACGGCCACGCCCCCTCCTCTATGCCCACAGACTCGTCCCTCAGCACTGTGGTATAG
- the car15 gene encoding carbonic anhydrase 15 has product MIQTAALLMTVVSYVISEDYCYTEPHCDPYAWGDMFSSCHPLLEEHHSPINLDHQLARNESLGSLHLEGFNEIQPGHWTLENDGHSVVLRVGSGMSVSGGGLPDVYHTIQLHFHWGGPATNGSEHTVNGRRYPMEMHIVNMKSIHPNLTVALDDPTGLAVLGFFIDVVYADNVHFGHISQKLSSVAYKGQTTRVKPFPLISLLPQQNMSQYFRYYGSLTTPPCSQAVVWTLYQVPIYISWSQLAQFTSQIFSTEEDAEQVTPLQNNFRHIHPTFSRIVSISKDAKPLSGVATCIHKSVVSLLQIILLGSFMSGL; this is encoded by the exons ATGATCCAGACCGCCGCTCTCCTCATGACTGTTGTTTCATACGTTATTTCAG agGACTACTGCTACACTGAGCCGCACTGTG ATCCATATGCGTGGGGAGACATGTTTTCATCCTGTCATCCTTTACTTGAAGAGCATCACTCCCCCATAAATCTGGACCACCAGTTGGCCAGAAATGAGTCTCTGGGCTCCTTACATCTGGAGGGCTTCAATGAGATCCAACCAGGCCACTGGACACTTGAAAACGACGGACACTCTG TCGTGCTTCGGGTTGGCAGTGGCATGTCAGTGAGTGGCGGAGGTCTTCCAGATGTTTACCACACCATCCAGCTGCACTTTCACTGGGGAGGCCCCGCTACAAACGGCTCTGAGCACACAGTGAACGGACGCAGATACCCAATGGAG ATGCACATTGTCAACATGAAGTCTATCCATCCGAACTTGACAGTAGCCTTAGACGACCCAACAGGACTTGCAGTTCTTGGATTCTTTATTGAT GTTGTTTATGCAGACAATGTACACTTTGGACACATCTCTCAGAAGCTGTCCTCTGTAGCTTACAAAG GCCAGACTACTAGAGTAAAGCCATTTCCGCTGATAAGCCTTCTGCCGCAGCAAAACATGAGTCAGTATTTCCGTTATTACGGCAGCCTCACCACCCCTCCGTGTTCACAAGCAGTTGTATGGACTCTGTATCAAGTCCCAATCTACATTTCATGGTCTCAA CTGGCTCAGTTTACCTCACAGATCTTCTCCACAGAAGAAGATGCAGAGCAGGTGACACCTCTGCAGAACAACTTCAGACACATCCATCCAACCTTCAGTCGCATTGTTTCCATATCCAAAGACGCCAAACCGCTCTCAGGGGTGGCCACCTGTATCCACAAGTCGGTTGTGTCTCTACTTCAGATCATTTTGCTGGGAAGCTTCATGTCTGGCCTCTAG
- the dgcr2 gene encoding integral membrane protein DGCR2/IDD isoform X2, with amino-acid sequence MLPKADSSSFVLFSLLFVLTLTDPPRTEQRCSPGQFACRSGKMQCIPMSWQCDGWTACEDKSDEMDCPPIKEERFSFGNGYEQVEDVIGVAQPVRFRMKCPSGWHHYEKTASCYKVYLRNENYWQAVETCQKVNGSLATFGTNEELQFILKIEVDFDDKVCERRDQCKFWVGYQYVITNQNHSLEGRWEVAYKGSMQVFLPPEGLTNFGEASPTQDNVFCAQLQRFQIKSMNERGLHSWHAENCYKKFPFLCKRRQTCVDIKDNIVNEGYYFTPKGDDPCLSCTCHDGEPEMCVAALCERPQGCQHFRKDPKECCKFTCLDPDGNSLFDSMASGMRLIVSCISSFLILSLLLFMVHRLRQRRRERIETLIGGNLHHFNLGRRVPGFDYGPDAFGTGLTPLHLSDDGEGGAFHFQEPPPPYAAYKYPDIQHPDDPPPPYEASINPDSLLYVDLGHSGVAMVPSQMNTMVDGLHADIPDASGPVSNSAPLSQEREDSIDSSTLLVGPDTPTDGHAPSSMPTDSSLSTVV; translated from the exons AGCAGCGCTGCAGCCCCGGGCAGTTCGCCTGCCGCAGTGGGAAGATGCAGTGTATCCCGATGTCCTGGCAGTGTGACGGCTGGACAGCGTGCGAGGACAAGAGCGATGAGATGGATTGTCCAC ctataaaggaggagaggTTCAGTTTTGGTAAcggatatgaacaggtagaagATGTCATCGGTGTGGCTCAGCCTGTGCGCTTCAGGA TGAAATGCCCGAGCGGATGGCACCACTATGAGAAGACGGCCAGCTGCTACAAAGTATACCTGAGGAACGAGAACTACTGGCAGGCTGTGGAAACTTGTCAGAAAGTCAACGGTTCTCTGGCTACTTTTGGTACCAATGAAGAGCTGCAGTTTATACTGAAGATCGAAGTGGACTTCGATGACAAAGTCTGTGAGCGCAGAGACCAGTGCAA GTTTTGGGTGGGGTACCAGTATGTGATCACCAATCAGAACCACTCCCTGGAGGGCCGCTGGGAGGTGGCATACAAAG GGTCCATGCAGGTGTTTCTGCCACCCGAGGGTCTGACCAATTTTGGCGAGGCATCTCCCACTCAGGACAACGTCTTCTGTGCCCAGCTGCAGCGCTTTCAGATTAAAAGCATGAATGAACGAGGCCTGCACAGCTGGCATGCTGAGAACTGTTATAAGAAGTTTCCCTTTCTCTGCAAGAGGA GACAAACTTGTGTGGATATAAAAGACAACATTGTAAACGAGGGCTACTACTTCACCCCTAAAGGGGACGACCCGTGTCTGAGCTGCACATGTCACGACGGAGAGCCTGAGATGTGTGTGGCAGCACTGTGTGAGCGTCCGCAGGGCTGCCAGCACTTCCGCAAGGATCCCAAAGAGTGCTGCAAGTTCACCTGCCTGGACCCAG ATGGAAACAGTCTGTTTGACTCAATGGCCAGCGGGATGAGGTTGATTGTCAGCTGCATCTCGTCCTTCCTCATCCTCTCCCTGCTGCTCTTCATGGTGCACAGACTCCGACAGCGGAGACGTGAACGCATTGAAACTCTCATCGGGGGAAACT tgcaCCACTTTAACCTTGGAAGACGAGTCCCAGGTTTCGACTATGGCCCAGATGCCTTTGGCACTGGCCTCACCCCCCTGCACCTCTCTGATGATGGAGAAGGAGGTGCTTTCCATTTCCAGGAGCCTCCCCCACCGTATGCTGCCTATAAATACCCCGACATCCAGCACCCTGATGACCCACCTCCCCCATATGAAGCCTCCATCAACCCAGACAGCCTCCTCTACGTGGACCTGG GACACAGTGGGGTTGCCATGGTGCCAAGCCAGATGAACACCATGGTAGATGGGCTGCATGCCGATATTCCCGATGCCTCTGGCCCTGTGTCAAACTCTGCACCGTTGTCTCAGGAGAGGGAGGACTCCATAGATAGCAGCACCCTCCTGGTGGGGCCCGACACACCGACAGACGGCCACGCCCCCTCCTCTATGCCCACAGACTCGTCCCTCAGCACTGTGGTATAG